From the Hyalangium ruber genome, the window CGGGTTGCACCAGGTCCGGCATCGCGAAGGCCGGCTCGCCGCCCGTGAAGACAATGCGCACCCCGGTCGCCGTAGCGGTAGCCAGCGCCACGGGGATGACCGAGCGCGGGCGGTACTCGAACAGGAGCAACTCCACCGCGAGCAGCACCGCGGACACGGGCGCCCCGAACGTGGCCGCCATGCCCGCCGCGGCGCCGGCGGCCAGCAGCGCCTTGCGCTCGTCCGCGGTCACCTTCAGGAGCTGGCCCACGAACGAGCCCAACGCGCCGCCCGTGGCGATGATGGGGCCCTCGGCGCCAAAGGGGCCTCCGGTGCCGATGGCCACCGCCGCCGACAGCGGCTTGAGGAACGTCACGCGCGGCGGGATGCGGCTCTGGTTGAACAGCACCTGCTCCATCGCCTCGGGGATGCCGTGGCCGCGAATGGCTCGCGAGCCGTAGCGCGCCATCAACCCCACCAGGATGGCGCCCAGCACCGGTACGACGATGACCCAGGCCCCCAGGGTGTTGTCCGCCGGGGAGACGGGCGCGGCGGAGAAGCGGCCGAAGAAGGCGATGTTCGTGAAGAGGTGGATGATGGCGGTGAGCAGCTGCGCGACGAAGCCCGCGGCGATGGCCAGGAGGATGGCGACGCCGCTGATGAACACCACGCGGCGATCCACGGGCTCCAGGGCCTGGGGAGCGCTCACGCTCTCCAGCGCGGGTCCCATCGACGGGGCGACGGGGAGCACCTCACGAGACACGCCCTCCGCGACTTCGGAGATCTCAGGCTTCTTCATGGTTCCTTGTCCGCGGACGGCGCCCCGAGGGGAGCTCGTCTTCAAAGAAGAGGGTGGGAGCTTGCGTGTCGGCGCCAATCTCACGCACCAGCGCCTCGAGCCCTCGGGCGAGCGAGGCGCGCGTGGGGGGCTCCAGGCGCCGCAGCCCGGCGATGAGCTGGGCCTGCGCCATGGCGGGTGAGCGCCGCAGGAGCGCACGCCCGGCGGGCGAAAGGCGCACCTCCGCGCGCCGACCATCCGACGCCGAGGCCCGCCGGCGGACGAGCCCGCGCTCGATGAGCCGGCTCACGACGACGGAGACGGAGCTCTGGTGCGTGAGGGTGCGTTCGGCCAGCTCACCGATGGAGCAGGCCCCTGCATCCGCGAGCTGCTGGAGGACGAAGAGCTGGGCGCCACTGATGCCCACGAACCGCTCGGAGGCCCGGGCGGAGACGCGCAACAGGCGCACCACACGCCGGATGGAATCCATCACCACGCGGATGTCCTCCGCGCCCTCCGGGGTATTTATATGGGCTCCCATATATTTCTCCAGGCCGAGGGTAAAGGCCTGGGCCGCCTCTCGCAAGCGCTGAGTCGTCGACACGCGGGCGTGCCTCGCTTGCACCTGGAGCAAGCGACTTGAACCTCCAAGGCCAGCTCAGGCGAGGCTGGCCGCGGCGCGCGCCACCATGCCTCGCAGCCACCGGTGCGCCGGGTCATCGTCGTACCGCTCGTGCCACACCTGGAAGGCGCTGAAGGCAGGCAGGGCCAGGGGGGGCTTGAGCACCTGGAGCGGCCAGGCGCTGGCGAATTTCTCCACCATCCGGCGCGGGGCGGTCAGCACCAGCTCCGAGCGGACGATGACCAGCGGCGCGGCGAGGAAGTAGGGCACGCGCAGGGCGATGCGCCTCGAGCGCCCGATCTTGGTCAGCTCCCGGTCGACCACGCCCTCGCCCTCGCCGCTGGTGCTGATCAACAGATGGGGCAGGCGCAAGTATTGCTCGAACTCCAGCCGGCGCTTCACCTCCGGGTGCTGCGCGCGGACGACACAGGCGAACTCCTCCTGGAAGAGGCGCTGCTGGCGCAAGGCAGGGGCCTCCCCCACGAAGGCGCCGATGATGAGATCCACCTCGCCGCTCTCCAGCCGCTCGGGGGTCCGCCGCTCGTCCACGGGCCGCAGGTCCAGGTCCACGCGCGGCGCCTCTCGGCCCAGCAACTCCAGCAGCGGAGGAAGGAGCACGAAGGCGAAGTAGTCGCGCGCGGCGATGCTGAATCGGTGTGCGGTGGTGCGCGGCTCGAAGACGGGCTCCTCGCGCAGGGCGCGCTGAAGCTCCAGCAGCCCCCGGCGAATAGGAGCGGCCAACTGCTGCGCGCGGGGCGTGAGCACCATGCCGCCGCGCCCCCGGATGAGCAGCGCGTCACCGAACACCTCTCGGAGCTGGCGCAGCGTGTGGCTCAGGGCGGATTGGGTGACGCCCAGGCGGGTGGCCGCCCGGGTGACACTTCCCTCGGTGAGCAGCGCGTCCAAGGCCACCAGGAGGTTCAGGTTGACGCTGGAGAGATCCACCGCGGGGACGGCTCCAGGCGTTTCATGAAGCTTGCTCATGAGCCCATGAATACCATGCGATTGTCTCATACGGCTCGCGCCTCCATTGTTAGCCCCGTTGCTGCAACCCACTTCGGAGGAAGCCATGAGCATCGTCATCAATACCCC encodes:
- a CDS encoding MarR family winged helix-turn-helix transcriptional regulator, which translates into the protein MSTTQRLREAAQAFTLGLEKYMGAHINTPEGAEDIRVVMDSIRRVVRLLRVSARASERFVGISGAQLFVLQQLADAGACSIGELAERTLTHQSSVSVVVSRLIERGLVRRRASASDGRRAEVRLSPAGRALLRRSPAMAQAQLIAGLRRLEPPTRASLARGLEALVREIGADTQAPTLFFEDELPSGRRPRTRNHEEA
- a CDS encoding LysR family transcriptional regulator; its protein translation is MSKLHETPGAVPAVDLSSVNLNLLVALDALLTEGSVTRAATRLGVTQSALSHTLRQLREVFGDALLIRGRGGMVLTPRAQQLAAPIRRGLLELQRALREEPVFEPRTTAHRFSIAARDYFAFVLLPPLLELLGREAPRVDLDLRPVDERRTPERLESGEVDLIIGAFVGEAPALRQQRLFQEEFACVVRAQHPEVKRRLEFEQYLRLPHLLISTSGEGEGVVDRELTKIGRSRRIALRVPYFLAAPLVIVRSELVLTAPRRMVEKFASAWPLQVLKPPLALPAFSAFQVWHERYDDDPAHRWLRGMVARAAASLA